A genomic window from Lotus japonicus ecotype B-129 chromosome 1, LjGifu_v1.2 includes:
- the LOC130736334 gene encoding eukaryotic translation initiation factor 5B-like, protein METRRRRRSETLEQRRSSPPRRVRGRPRREEVSREQPEQPTPPPPPPPPSLTPPLPSPPSSPSQQGSPARLSEVSGGGSSLPQAPITHRNWRRLIRNVNNIRQRNDYLQEQLDYYRLKQQDEGEREAEPVAEFKPFSAAVRELERETLKQNVKRYSAASVKIEELEPQACARAFKNGRLPGKMNNKLSRKPARSMAEVRARANTYILDEEDDAFKRRRAKVEKDGGQRNVSPTGRQGQEKGENSNRSDKKVKQPEKFEKEQLYPKKENFERRRPWQQTHPRRRERPGGDMNTELTELLREVKATHAFEEGEKEVNPPREAVDKTKWCEYHRRQATTPVTVLRYKARPRG, encoded by the exons ATGGAGACTCGCCGTCGTCGACGCAGCGAAACGCTGGAGCAGAGGCGCAGTTCACCACCACGTCGTGTGAGGGGAAGGCCGCGCCGTGAGGAGGTTAGTCGCGAGCAACCTGAGCAACCgactcctcctccgcctcctcctcctccttctctaaCGCCTCCATTACCTTCTCCACCGTCGTCACCTTCACAGCAAGGATCTCCAGCACGCTTGTCGGAGGTCTCAGGAGGTGGATCGTCGTTACCTCAAGCTCCGATCACTCACAGAAATTGGAGACGCTTGATTCGCAACGTTAACAACATACGGCAGCGGAATGATTACTTGCAGGAGCAGTTAGATTACTATCGCCTTAAGCAACAGGACGAAGGAGAACGGGAAGCGGAGCCTGTAGCGGAGTTTAAGCCATTCTCGGCGGCGGTAAGGGAG TTAGAACGAGAAACTTTGAAGCAAAACGTGAAGCGGTACAGTGCCGCATCTGTCAAGATCGAGGAGTTGGAGCCGCAAGCCTGTGCGCGCGCCTTCAAGAATGGACGGCTACCGGGGAAGATGAACAACAAGCTAAGTCGGAAGCCAGCTCGTTCGATGGCGGAAGTCCGCGCTCGGGCGAATACCTACATCCtagatgaggaggacgacgcattCAAAAGGAGGCGTGCAAAAGTGGAAAAAGATGGCGGACAAAGGAACGTGTCGCCGACAGGAAGGCAAGGCCAGGAGAAGGGAGAAAACAGTAATCGAAGTGATAAGAAAGTCAAGCAACCGGAGAAGTTTGAGAAGGAGCAACTCTATCCGAAGAAAGAAAACTTTGAGCGTCGTCGCCCATGGCAACAAACTCACCCTCGCCGGCGTGAGAGGCCAGGCGGAGACATGAACACGGAATTAACAGAACTACTTCGGGAAGTAAAGGCAACGCATGCATTTGAAGAGGGCGAGAAGGAAGTTAATCCGCCACGGGAGGCGGTAGACAAAActaagtggtgcgagtatcatcgTCGGCAGGCCACGACACCAGTGACTGTTTTACGTTACAAGGCGAGACCGAGAGGCTGA
- the LOC130731849 gene encoding glucan endo-1,3-beta-glucosidase 8, whose amino-acid sequence MVPFLSFAFFFFFTMASSGYAWVGVNWGTMATHKLPPEKVVKMLNQNGIQNLKLFDADYRIMAALMGTQIQVMVAIPNIMLDQISHSPEIADSWLYENVTSYLYTGGVNIKYIAVGNEPFLKAYKGNYLNKTLPALKNIQKSVDNAGLSSKIKVTVPFNADIYYSPDSNPVPSAGDFRPEVRDLIVEIIQFLYSNNAPFVINIYPFLSLYSNDHFPLDFAFFGGSKMPLRDGNNTLYTNVFDANLDTLLWALDKAGYPDMKVIVGEVGWPTDGDKNANALNAKSFNLGLIKHVLSGKGTPKRKGIIDLYLFSLIDENAKSVAPGNFERHWGIFEFDGKPKYELDITGKNKEKGLIPVEGIKYLEKKWCILDPDATDLDNLANSIDYACSQSDCTSLGYGSTCNNLSVQGNASYAFNMYYQVHNQRDWDCEFSGLAIITDEDPSEKDCQFPVMISRGSSFLLHGGHSDILKKAVEVLIFVVFLL is encoded by the exons ATGGTGCCATTCCTCTCCTTcgcattcttcttcttcttcaccatggcaTCGAGTGGCTATGCTTGGGTTGGCGTGAACTGGGGAACCATGGCGACTCACAAGCTTCCACCTGAGAAGGTGGTGAAGATGCTCAATCAAAATGGGATCCAAAACCTCAAGCTGTTTGATGCTGATTACCGGATTATGGCTGCATTGATGGGGACTCAAATCCAGGTCATGGTTGCAATTCCCAATATCATGTTGGATCAGATTAGTCACAGTCCTGAAATTGCTGATTCTTGGCTTTATGAAAATGTCACCAGTTATTTGTACACTGGTGGCGTCAATATCAA GTATATTGCGGTGGGTAATGAGCCTTTCCTTAAAGCATATAAGGGAAACTATCTCAATAAAACTCTGCCAGCTCTAAAGAACATACAGAAGTCAGTGGATAATGCTGGGCTGAGTTCAAAGATTAAGGTCACTGTTCCATTCAATGCTGACATTTACTATTCACCAGACTCAAATCCAGTGCCATCAGCTGGTGACTTCAGGCCTGAAGTACGAGACCTCATCGTTGAAATCATCCAGTTCTTGTATTCAAACAATGCACCTTTTGTTATCAACATCTACCCTTTCCTTAGTCTATATAGCAACGATcacttcccattggattttgCATTTTTTGGTGGGAGCAAAATGCCACTCAGGGATGGTAATAACACACTCTACACAAATGTGTTTGATGCAAACCTTGATACCCTTCTGTGGGCTCTTGACAAGGCAGGGTATCCTGACATGAAGGTTATAGTTGGAGAAGTTGGTTGGCCAACTGATGGTGATAAGAATGCTAATGCCCTGAATGCAAAGAGTTTCAACCTGGGCTTGATTAAACATGTTCTGAGTGGCAAAGGCACCCCTAAAAGGAAAGGCATAATTGACTTGTATCTGTTTAGCCTCATTGATGAGAATGCCAAGAGTGTTGCTCCTGGGAACTTTGAGAGGCACTGGGGGATTTTTGAGTTTGATGGCAAGCCAAAGTATGAATTGGACATAACAGGTAAAAATAAGGAAAAGGGACTGATCCCTGTGGAAGGTATAAAGTACCTGGAAAAGAAATGGTGTATATTGGATCCAGATGCTACTGACTTGGATAATTTGGCTAATAGTATTGACTATGCTTGTAGCCAATCTGATTGTACTTCCCTTGGCTATGGCTCAACTTGTAACAATCTAAGTGTCCAAGGGAATGCTTCTTATGCCTTCAATATGTACTATCAAGTGCATAATCAAAGGGATTGGGACTGTGAGTTCTCTGGCTTGGCTATCATAACAGATGAGGATCCATCAGAAAAGGATTGCCAATTCCCTGTGATGATCTCTCGTGGTTCTTCTTTTCTACTTCATGGAGGACATTCAGACATTCTAAAGAAAGCTGTGGAGGTTTTAATTTTTGTGGTGTTTTTGCTCTAG